Part of the Leptolyngbya sp. BL0902 genome, GACAGGGCCAGCCAGGGCATCCGCAGGGCACTGAAGGGAATGATCAGCAGCAGATCGTACCAGCGCCAGAGCATGGCATCGCGCCAGGTGAAGTTTTTGTAGCGCCGCCCCAGGTAAAAACTACGGGCCAGGAGTTCTACCGCAAATAGGAGATTAAACCAAACATCAATGCGCCAAAACAGGTCAGTAAAGCCGCCATGTACCGCCAAACTGCGAAAAAAGTTGGTTTCAATCCGAGGCCGCACCTCGCTGTGGAAAAAGGCGATTTCCTGGGGAAAACCCGCCTCGCTCAGGTGCTCATAGCTCCAAAAGGTGGTAAACGACTCGGTGGCCGACTCCAGCCCGATCCGATCCCGCATGTCGTTTTTAATCTGCTCCAGGGTACCGGATCGATTCGCCAACTGAAACGGATTTTCCGCCACCATGGCCGCACTCTGCTGCTGCAAATCCGCCAAAATCTCCTGGGCCTGGGGAGAGGTCAGCCCCGTCAGCGCTACCTGTTGCTCCAGCTTGGCCACCGTATCTAGATAGTGGGTGGTGAAGCGGTGGGGCTCAATGCCCTTAAAGGTTTCGCCATACCAAGTAGTGGCCCTGGGCAGAAACCGCAGGTACAGATCTCGCATGGGAATGTAGCTCAAATCCAACACCACTAGGCCCAGGTTTGCCATCGCGATCAACGCCATCAACCGCTCGAACCATCGCGCCCCTGCCCGCCGCGCATCGTACTTAGAAAACTGCCGACTCTTTGTCGCTGACCGAGGACGAGATAGCGCTGCCATAGCCTCTGAACTCCACCTATTTCAATGCCACAATGCCCCGGATTGGTCGGTTTGTCACCTGGGCGGCGATGGTGCCCCAGATTCGCTACTATTTAGGTTAAGTTTTGTAAAATCCTCTCGCAGCATCACTCTGTAACCTCTCATCCCTGTGTAATCCCCGCCATGACTGCCACCCTCCCCGCCACCGCCTACCGCGCCCCCAGCCAGTACTGGACTTGGCGAGACCAGGCCATCCACTACGTCGTGGCGGGGGAGCCGCACCCCAGCCGTCCGCCGCTGCTGTTGGTGCATGGCTTTGGCGCTTCCACCGACCACTGGCACAAAAACATCCGGGGTCTGCAAGCGGATTTTGAGGTGTGGGCCATCGACCTGCTGGGGTTTGGGCGTTCTGCCAAGCCCAACTGGGACTATAGCGGCAGTTTGTGGCAGGCCCAACTGCATGAATTTATCCAGGAAAAAATCGGACGTCCCACGGTGCTGGCCGGGAACTCCCTGGGGGGATATACCTCCCTTTGCGTGGCGGCGAACCATCCCGAATCCGCCGCTGGGCTGGTGTTGCTGAACAGTGCGGGGCCATTTTCGGACTCAGCTTCCGATTCAGCCCCCGCTGCCAAGCCCAACCCCGTGGCCAAGTTCATCCAATCGGTGATGCTGCAACCGTTGCCCAGTTGGCTGTTGTTCCAGTACGTACGCCAGCCCTCGGTGATTCGCCGCACCCTGAATCAGGTGTATGTGGATAAGTCCGCCATCACCGACGAACTGGTGGAGGACATCCGCCGCCCCTCCTGCGATCCGGGCGCACCCCAGGTGTTCGCCTCGGTATTCAAATCCCGCCAGGGCGAAAAGGTGGACGAACTGCTGCAAAAAATGGCCTGCCCCCTGCTGATGCTGTGGGGCGAGGGCGATCCCTGGATGAACTGCCGCGACAAGGGGGCCAAATTCCGTCAGTATTACCCCGCCCTGACCGAGCACTACCTGCAAGCAGGCCACTGCCCCCACGACGAAGTGCCCGACCAGGTAAACGGCCTGCTGCGGGATTGGGTGATCGGGTTAGGGGCGTAGGCTGGCGCTACTCCACAATCACGCAGGCTCCACTGCGGCGGGCATCGCCAATGCCAGAAAAGTCTCCGGTTTCTGAACGACCGACGGCATGGACACCGCCAAAGAACATATTGGGCGCTTGCCACCAGGTACAGTCGTCCTCGGCCCCAATGCCCTGCTGTTCTAGGGTTGAGCGGTCATAGCCCGGTTCGAGGTGGAAGGATCCCCGTTCCCAGTGGATCCGAGGAGCGGTAACGGCGGCTTCAATATCCATGCCGAAGTCCAGCACGTTGGAGACCACCTGCAAAATGGCGGTGCGGATGCGGTTGGATCCGCCTGACCCCAGCACCAGCCGAGGCTTGCCCTGCTCCAGCACCATGGTCGGGGCCATCATCGAGGAAATGCGCTGGTTGGGTTGCCACTGGTGGAAGCCGTTGGGGTTGAGGTCTTCCTCGCCCAGCATGTTGTTCAGCATCACCCCGGTGCCGGGGATCACGTAGGCGGAACCTTCGCCGTTGGAGGTGGTCATGCTGACGGCATTGCCCTCGCCATCGATAACGCTGATGTGGGTGGTGCTGCCCCATTTGTTGAGGGTCGTCGGTTGCAGGGCGTCGAGTAGCTGCTGACGATAGGGCGCGAGGTGTGGAGAGCCTAGAAACTCTTCTAAAACGTCATCGCGATACAGATGGGCATCGTAGCCATCCTGACGGGCCAGGTTGGTGAGGCGCATCACCTCCCGCAGGGTAGCGACGTGGCGAGGGCTGCGGTGCTCGGTGAGGTCGGCGGTGGCCAAGAGTTCCAGCGCAAAGGCGATCAGTGCCCCGCCAGAGCTAGGGGGTGGGTTGGTCAGCAACAGAGCATCGCGGTAGGGAATGGCGAGGGGTTGGCGTTCAATCACCGGGTACTGCTGTAAGTCGTCCATCCTCAGATAGCCGCCCTGGCGTTCGCTGGCTTGAACGATCTGCTCAGCTAGGGGGCCGCGATACATCAGGTCGGCTCCGTCCTGGGCGATCTGATCCAACAGGGCCGCAAAATCAGGCAGGTACAAGCGATCCCCTTCCTTCAGCAAGGTGCCCTGAGGGGCGTAGAGGGCGCTGGCGGCGGGGGTGGCGGTGAGGATGCTGGCCAAGAGCTGGTAGCAATAGGCTTGAAACCCGTTGACCGTGATTCCCTGGGTGGCCCAGTGCTGGGCGGGGGCCATCACCGTTTTGAGCGGCAAGCGTCCCAGTTGTTCGTGTACCGTCAATAATCCGGCCAACGTCCCCGGTACCGCCACGGAGCCCAGGCCAATGTGAAACTCCTGCACCGTGTCGCCAAAGTTAGCCTGGATGGGGAAAAACTGCACTTGGTCAGCGGGGATCTTGTGGCGGGGCGTTTGGCAAAAGAAGTCGAACAGACGGTTTTCGCCCTCGGCGGTGTGGGCCAGCAGAAACCCACCCCCGGCGAGGGAGGTCAACACCGACTCGGTCACACAGGCCGCAAACGCCGCCGCCACCACCGCATCAAAGGCATTGCCCCCCTGGCGCAGCATCTCCGCCCCCGCCTCTGCCGTCAGCGGATGGCCCGCTGCAATCACCCCTCGACCCGATTGAACTGAAGCAGCGGCCATGGCAGATGGTGGAAGATAAGGAATGTGCTAATCAAACGGATTTTTCGCGCCGCTGTCAATTTTTGCCCTCGTTGCACCCATGAAGACCCAATACTACACAGCCAGCAGTCTCGATGGGTTCATCGCCACCGAGGCCGACTCGATAGAGTGGCTCTTTCCCCTCGGCGATCCCCAAGATTCTAGCTATCCCGACTTTGTGGCGGAGGTGGGAGCCCTGGCCATGGGATCGGCCACCTACGATTGGATTCTGCGCCACGGCGATAGTGTCATGGCCGAAACCGGATCTCCCTGGCCCTACACGCAGCCTGCCTGGGTGTTCACCCGTCGCCGATTGCCCACCATCGCTGGGGCCAAAATTCACTTTGTGCAGGGGGATGTGCGCCCCGTTCACCACGCTATGCAGACCGCAGCGGCAGGGAAAAATCTCTGGATTGTGGGCGGTGGCGACTTGGCGGCCCAGTTCTACGACGCCGGACTCCTCGACGAGATCATCGTTCAGATTGGTTCAGTGACCTTGGGTGGCGGCAAACCCCTGTTTCCCCGACGGGTACTCAGCCCCCAGCTATCCCTAAGTTCGGTGCGGCACCTCGGCCCTGGTCTGGCAGAACTCCGGTATGCCATTCACAGAGAAGATGAAGCCCTTGCCGACCTCATCGAAGCCGTAGAAGACGATGAATCCTATGAACAATCCGAAGGGATGGAAGTCTATCGCGCCCTGCTAGATCCAGACCCAGCCCACAAAAAAGGACAGCCCTAAGACCGTCCTCTGCGGAGATTGCATCATGGTTGAACCGGACAAACTTATTCGCTCAGAGCGTGCAGAACAATAGCATCCCAATCATCAAACCAGAGCGACTCAATCTCAGGAACCCTAGGCCAGGGTTTCGGGGCAATAGCCCAGCCCCATCACAAACTGGCGGCGGAAGGCTTCAATTTCATCCCGATCAGGCCGACCGTGGGACACGATGGCGACTTGGTAGCGGCGCATCACATCTACGGGAGACTGGCCTGTTTCGAGACCCCACAGGGCCATGCGAACACGGATACCCGGATCGTAGGCGATCCCCAGTTCGTTCATGTAGGCCCGAAAATCTTCGGAGTCGTCAGCACAAAGGCTGTCATTCATTTTGATGCGAATGACCCAGCCGTCGATCTGATGGATCACCGTCATAAATTCGAGGGGTAGCCTGGGGGTGCCCAGCAAATGCTCGACCACTCGGAGAGTCAGGCTAGCGTTCGCGAGATAGTAGGTGTATTCCATCGGATGACCTTTGACCAGGTGCTACATTTCTATTGTTGCGTCCAGGCCCCCTTTCCGTTAGGGGCATTCCCCCCGTCCTGACCTGGGTGTATACCCCCAACCTTTCTGACCTATGCCCGAATCCGACTCCCTCGACTACTCCCTCTCCGCCTATCAATACCACCTGCCACCGGAGCGCGTCGCCCAAAATCCTGTTACACCAAGGGATACGTCTCGGCTGTTGGTGGTCGATTCCTGCACCAGTCACCGCCATCAGAATTTCTATGATCTACCCAACCTGCTGCAACCGGGGGATCTGCTGGTGGTGAACAATACCCAGGTGATCCCCGCCCGCCTGCTGGGCTACAAGCCGGAGGGGGCCAAGGTGGAGGTCTTTTTGCTGGAGGAGAAGGGCCATCACCAATGGCTGGCGCTGGTGAAACCCGGTCGTCGCCTCAAGCCGGGGGCCATCATCCACTTTGGCCATGATCCCCAGCAGCCCGATCTCATCGCCCACGTCCTAGAGACCGATCCCGACACCAACGGTCGCCTGC contains:
- a CDS encoding dihydrofolate reductase family protein, coding for MKTQYYTASSLDGFIATEADSIEWLFPLGDPQDSSYPDFVAEVGALAMGSATYDWILRHGDSVMAETGSPWPYTQPAWVFTRRRLPTIAGAKIHFVQGDVRPVHHAMQTAAAGKNLWIVGGGDLAAQFYDAGLLDEIIVQIGSVTLGGGKPLFPRRVLSPQLSLSSVRHLGPGLAELRYAIHREDEALADLIEAVEDDESYEQSEGMEVYRALLDPDPAHKKGQP
- the ggt gene encoding gamma-glutamyltransferase, whose translation is MAAASVQSGRGVIAAGHPLTAEAGAEMLRQGGNAFDAVVAAAFAACVTESVLTSLAGGGFLLAHTAEGENRLFDFFCQTPRHKIPADQVQFFPIQANFGDTVQEFHIGLGSVAVPGTLAGLLTVHEQLGRLPLKTVMAPAQHWATQGITVNGFQAYCYQLLASILTATPAASALYAPQGTLLKEGDRLYLPDFAALLDQIAQDGADLMYRGPLAEQIVQASERQGGYLRMDDLQQYPVIERQPLAIPYRDALLLTNPPPSSGGALIAFALELLATADLTEHRSPRHVATLREVMRLTNLARQDGYDAHLYRDDVLEEFLGSPHLAPYRQQLLDALQPTTLNKWGSTTHISVIDGEGNAVSMTTSNGEGSAYVIPGTGVMLNNMLGEEDLNPNGFHQWQPNQRISSMMAPTMVLEQGKPRLVLGSGGSNRIRTAILQVVSNVLDFGMDIEAAVTAPRIHWERGSFHLEPGYDRSTLEQQGIGAEDDCTWWQAPNMFFGGVHAVGRSETGDFSGIGDARRSGACVIVE
- a CDS encoding alpha/beta fold hydrolase, whose protein sequence is MTATLPATAYRAPSQYWTWRDQAIHYVVAGEPHPSRPPLLLVHGFGASTDHWHKNIRGLQADFEVWAIDLLGFGRSAKPNWDYSGSLWQAQLHEFIQEKIGRPTVLAGNSLGGYTSLCVAANHPESAAGLVLLNSAGPFSDSASDSAPAAKPNPVAKFIQSVMLQPLPSWLLFQYVRQPSVIRRTLNQVYVDKSAITDELVEDIRRPSCDPGAPQVFASVFKSRQGEKVDELLQKMACPLLMLWGEGDPWMNCRDKGAKFRQYYPALTEHYLQAGHCPHDEVPDQVNGLLRDWVIGLGA